One Manihot esculenta cultivar AM560-2 chromosome 6, M.esculenta_v8, whole genome shotgun sequence DNA segment encodes these proteins:
- the LOC110617314 gene encoding alkane hydroxylase MAH1, translated as MPIEVWTAERVVAFLSIAFLLVLWLWWWSRRRRYTVINWPGNRGRSSIFINWPVFGMIPTLICHFSHVHDLATYVLQKSRGTFFFKGPWFSGMEFLLVGDPMNVHYILTKNFSNYHKGPEFKQIFEPLGDGIFNADSNNWSFQRRIFHSLLHKNKKFELAAEVTLKQKILQGLFPLLENVSLVDIQDVFQRFTFDNICQLVLGFDPNSLSIEFPEVPYQKAFDDVEEAVIYRHAVPGSIWKLQKWLQIGKEKKLKKAWKNFDDFLEQRITRKREQLSQSCRDQIEGEGFNLLTYFLTEYNYFVEDAAGSVIQTKSNKFLRDMAFNLMVAGRDTMGAALVWFFWLVGTHPLIEKKILEEIKSNLGEKIDEKWRVFSIEEVRKLVYLHAVISEVLRLYPPIPFDHKMSIEDDVFPSGHSVPRNMKILLSFYSMGRMEEIWGKDCLEFKPERWISGGGRIKHVPSYKFIAFNAGPRSCIGKELAFLQMKIIVASVIWNYSLQVVENYPVSPKVSIVLYMKDGLKVRVLKRFAT; from the coding sequence ATGCCAATCGAAGTTTGGACAGCAGAGAGAGTAGTAGCTTTTCTCTCCATTGCTTTTCTTCTTGTTCTATGGCTTTGGTGGTGgagtagaagaagaagatataCAGTCATCAATTGGCCGGGAAATAGAGGAAGAAGCTCTATATTCATCAACTGGCCTGTTTTTGGGATGATTCCAACGCTTATTTGCCACTTCTCTCATGTTCATGATTTAGCCACTTATGTTCTTCAAAAAAGTAGAGGAACATTTTTTTTCAAAGGACCTTGGTTTAGTGGTATGGAGTTTTTGTTAGTTGGTGATCCCATGAATGTCCATTACATTCTAACTAAGAATTTCTCCAACTATCACAAAGGTCCTGAGTTCAAGCAGATTTTTGAACCTCTGGGAGATGGAATTTTCAATGCTGATTCTAATAATTGGAGTTTTCAGAGGAGAATATTTCACTCTTTATTGCACAAGAACAAGAAGTTTGAGTTGGCTGCAGAGGTTACTTTGAAGCAAAAGATCTTACAAGGCCTATTTCCACTTCTGGAAAATGTCTCACTAGTAGATATACAAGATGTTTTCCAACGATTCACGTTTGATAATATCTGCCAGTTGGTTTTAGGGTTTGACCCAAATTCTCTTTCTATTGAATTCCCTGAAGTTCCTTATCAGAAAGCTTTTGATGACGTAGAAGAGGCTGTCATTTATCGGCATGCAGTGCCTGGAAGCATATGGAAGTTGCAAAAATGGCTTCAAATTGGGAAAGAGAAGAAGTTAAAGAAAGCTTGGAagaattttgatgattttttggAGCAACGCATTACAAGAAAGCGAGAGCAATTAAGCCAAAGTTGCAGAGATCAAATAGAAGGAGAGGGTTTCAACTTGTTAACATACTTTCTTActgaatataattattttgttgaagaTGCAGCAGGAAGTGTTATCCAGACAAAATCAAATAAGTTTCTAAGAGACATGGCATTTAATCTCATGGTAGCTGGGAGAGACACCATGGGTGCTGCTCTTGTTTGGTTCTTCTGGCTTGTTGGAACACATCCACTTATAGAGAAAAAGATTTTGGAAGAGATCAAATCAAACTTAGGAgaaaaaatagatgaaaaatgGAGGGTTTTCAGTATTGAAGAGGTAAGGAAACTAGTTTATCTCCATGCAGTTATATCTGAGGTGTTGAGGTTGTATCCACCTATACCTTTTGACCATAAAATGTCAATTGAAGACGATGTTTTTCCTAGTGGGCATAGTGTGCCTAGAAATATGAAGATTCTCCTTTCTTTCTACTCAATGGGCAGGATGGAAGAAATATGGGGCAAAGATTGCTTAGAATTCAAACCAGAGAGGTGGATTTCAGGAGGAGGAAGAATCAAACACGTGCCCTCTTACAAGTTCATAGCATTCAATGCAGGACCCAGGAGTTGTATAGGTAAGGAATTGGCCTTTCTACAGATGAAAATTATTGTTGCTTCTGTAATATGGAATTATTCTCTTCAAGTGGTTGAAAACTATCCTGTTAGTCCAAAAGTTTCTATAGTACTTTATATGAAAGATGGTTTGAAGGTTAGAGTTCTTAAAAGATTTGCTACTTGA
- the LOC110616738 gene encoding alkane hydroxylase MAH1 — translation MAIIFGTAETVAAFLSFVFLFLFLWPWCWSRITNSILIDWPVFGMIPELLYNLSRVHDFLTFLLQQSRGTFFFKGPWFSGMDFLLVGDPMNVHHILSKNFANYPKGPEFKQIFEPLGDGIFNSDFDNWSIQRRIFHCILLKNNKFELAVDITLKQKILQSLLPIMENVSQVDIQDVFQRFTFDNICQLVLGFDPNSLSIEFPQIPYQQAFDDMGETFIYRHAVPGSIWKAQKWLQIGKEKKFKQAWKIFDEFLEQCLTRKREQLSQNCRDQIEGEGFDLLTYFLAEDDDFEATAAKIGIQTKSNKFLRDMAFNLFLAGRDTIGASLIWLFWLVGTHPSVEKKILEEIKENLGEKTNEKRRVFSTEEVRKLVYLHAVICEVLRLYPSVPFEHKVSIEEDILPSGHNVPKNMRILFSFYSMGRMEEIWGKDCLEFKPERWISERGRIKHVPSYKFVAFNAGPRSCLGKELAFIQMKTIVSFVIWNYSLQVVENQSVSPSVSLLLYMKKGLKVRVFKRFAP, via the coding sequence ATGGCTATCATATTCGGGACTGCAGAGACAGTAGCTGCctttttatcttttgtttttctttttctttttctatggcCTTGGTGTTGGAGTAGAATCACAAACTCCATACTCATCGACTGGCCTGTTTTTGGGATGATTCCAGAGCTTCTTTACAATCTCTCTCGTGTCCATGACTTTctcacttttcttcttcaacaaAGCAGAGGCACATTTTTTTTCAAAGGACCATGGTTTAGTGGTATGGATTTTTTGTTGGTTGGTGATCCCATGAACGTCCATCACATTTTAAGCAAGAACTTCGCAAACTATCCCAAAGGTCCTGAGTTCAAGCAGATTTTTGAACCTCTGGGAGATGGAATTTTCAATTCTGATTTTGATAATTGGAGCATTCAAAGGCGGATATTTCATTGCATATTACTCAAGAACAACAAGTTTGAGTTGGCTGTAGATATTACTTTGAAGCAAAAGATCTTACAAAGCCTACTTCCAATTATGGAAAATGTTTCACAAGTAGATATACAAGATGTCTTTCAACGGTTCACATTTGATAATATCTGCCAGTTAGTGTTAGGCTTTGATCCAAATTCCCTTTCTATTGAATTCCCTCAAATTCCTTATCAGCAAGCTTTTGATGACATGGGGGAGACTTTCATTTACCGGCATGCAGTGCCTGGAAGCATTTGGAAGGCGCAAAAGTGGCTTCAGATAGGGAAAGAGAAAAAGTTCAAGCAAGCCTGGAAGATCTTTGATGAATTTTTGGAGCAATGTCTTACAAGAAAGCGAGAGCAATTAAGCCAAAACTGTAGAGATCAAATAGAAGGAGAGGGTTTCGACTTGTTAACGTACTTTTTGGCAGAAGATGATGATTTTGAAGCAACTGCAGCAAAAATTGGCATTCAGACAAAATCAAATAAGTTTCTAAGAGATATGGCGTTTAATCTCTTTCTAGCTGGAAGAGATACCATAGGTGCTAGTCTTATTTGGCTCTTTTGGCTTGTTGGAACACACCCATCTGTAGAAAAAAAGATTTTGGAAGAGATCAAAGAAAATCTAGGAgaaaaaactaatgaaaaacgGAGGGTTTTCAGTACTGAAGAGGTAAGAAAACTAGTTTATCTTCATGCAGTGATATGTGAGGTTTTAAGGCTGTATCCATCAGTACCTTTTGAGCACAAAGTGTCAATCGAAGAAGACATATTGCCTAGCGGGCATAATGTGCCTAAAAACATGAGGATTTTATTCTCCTTCTATTCGATGGGAAGGATGGAAGAAATTTGGGGTAAAGATTGCTTAGAGTTCAAACCAGAGAGGTGGATTTCAGAGAGAGGAAGAATCAAACATGTGCCATCTTACAAGTTCGTAGCATTCAATGCAGGACCCAGGAGTTGTCTAGGTAAGGAATTGGCCTTTATACAAATGAAAACTATAGTTTCTTTTGTTATATGGAATTATTCTCTTCAAGTGGTTGAAAACCAATCTGTTAGTCCAAGTGTTTCTTTATTACTTTATATGAAAAAGGGTTTGAAAGTTAGGGTTTTTAAAAGATTTGCTCCTTGA
- the LOC110617190 gene encoding alkane hydroxylase MAH1 — protein sequence MATIFGTIEKVATFPSIVFLIFLWLWWWNRRRSSIIIDWPVFGMIPSLLCNFYRIHDYATYILQRSGGTFSFEGPWFSGMNFIIVSDPINVHYILSKNFSNYHKGPEFKQIFEPLGEGIFNSDSDSWRIQRQIFHSLLIKNKKFELAVEVTLKQKILHGLFPILENVSQVDIQDLFQRFTFDNICQLVLGFDSNSLSIEFPQIPYQKAFDDMEEAIIYRHAVPNSIWKLQKWLQIGKEHKLKKAWKIFDDFLEQCITRKREQSGQSCRAQMEGEDFDLLTYFLVEGDEFAEAAARGGIHIKSNKFLRDMATSLLVAGRDTVGASLVWLFWLVGTHASVEKKILEEIKSNIGEKTGEKWRAFSIEEVRKLVYLHAVICEVLRLYPPIPFEHKVSIEKDIFPSGHSVPRNMRILFSFYSMGRMEEIWGKDCLEFKPERWISEGGGIKHVPSYKFIAFNAGPRSCLGKELSFIQTKIIAASVIWNYSLKVVENHPVSPNVSVVLYMKKGLKVNVFKRFAA from the coding sequence ATGGCCACCATATTTGGGACTATAGAGAAAGTAGCAACATTTCCCTCCattgtttttcttatttttctatgGCTTTGGTGGTGGAATAGAAGAAGAAGCTCTATAATCATTGACTGGCCTGTTTTCGGGATGATTCCATCGCTTCTTTGCAACTTCTATCGCATCCATGATTATGCCACTTATATTCTTCAACGAAGTGGAGGCACATTTTCTTTCGAAGGACCTTGGTTCAGTGGCATGAATTTCATAATTGTTAGCGATCCCATAAATGTCCATTACATTCTAAGCAAAAACTTTTCCAACTATCACAAAGGTCCTGAGTTCAAGCAAATTTTCGAACCTCTGGGAGAAGGGATTTTCAATTCTGATTCTGATAGCTGGAGGATTCAGAGGCAAATATTTCACTCTTTATTAATCAAGAACAAGAAGTTTGAGTTGGCTGTAGAAGTTACTTTGAAGCAAAAGATCTTACATGGACTATTTCCAATTTTGGAAAATGTCTCACAAGTAGATATACAAGATTTGTTTCAGCGATTCACGTTTGACAATATCTGCCAGTTGGTTTTAGGCTTCGACTCAAATTCTCTTTCTATTGAATTCCCTCAAATTCCTTATCAGAAAGCTTTTGATGATATGGAAGAAGCTATCATTTATCGGCATGCAGTGCCCAACAGCATATGGAAGTTGCAAAAATGGCTTCAGATTGGGAAAGAGCACAAGTTAAAGAAAGCTTGGAAGATCTTTGATGATTTTCTGGAGCAATGTATTACAAGAAAGCGAGAACAGTCAGGCCAAAGCTGCAGAGCTCAAATGGAAGGAGAAGATTTTGACTTGTTAACATATTTTTTAGTAGAAGGTGATGAATTTGCAGAAGCAGCAGCAAGAGGGGGCATTCACATTAAATCAAATAAGTTTCTAAGAGACATGGCAACTAGCCTATTGGTAGCTGGGAGAGACACCGTAGGTGCTAGTCTTGTTTGGCTATTTTGGCTTGTTGGAACACACGCATCTGTAGAGAAAAAGATTTTGGAAGAGATCAAATCAAATATAGGAGAAAAAACTGGTGAAAAATGGAGGGCTTTCAGTATTGAAGAAGTAAGGAAACTAGTTTACCTCCATGcagttatttgtgaggttttgaggCTGTATCCACCAATACCTTTTGAGCATAAAGTGTCAATAGAAAAAGACATTTTTCCTAGCGGGCATAGTGTGCCTAGAAATATGAGAATTTTGTTCTCCTTCTACTCGATGGGCAGGATGGAAGAAATATGGGGCAAAGATTGCTTAGAATTTAAACCAGAGAGATGGATTTCAGAAGGAGGAGGAATCAAACATGTGCCATCTTACAAGTTCATAGCATTCAATGCAGGACCAAGGAGTTGTTTAGGCAAGGAATTATCCTTTATACAAACAAAAATCATTGCTGCTTCTGTAATATGGAATTACTCTCTTAAAGTAGTCGAAAACCATCCTGTCAGTCCAAATGTTTCTGTTGTACTTTATATGAAAAAAGGTTTGAAGGTTAATGTTTTTAAAAGATTTGCGGCTTAA